A single window of Granulicella cerasi DNA harbors:
- the scpB gene encoding SMC-Scp complex subunit ScpB has protein sequence MSLKAKIEAVIYASEEPVTLVQLVGLLGEEAQLELDALEAQQPSLDLGGEDANEPNEIDPEAMNAETLSGTEETAETAAEEAPAADVTPVEATPENVAAAQAEDASTKAQNEKAVAAEAKVRERKLRVYFREVLDQLIAEYANNDRGFEVREVAGGFRFATKPEYHDAVRGFVKSLKPPLKLSLQALETLAVIAYKQPITAPEVSEIRGVDSGGVIGSLITRKLVQTAGRKQVIGRPMLYKTSKEFLVRFGLKDINELPSIEEFEKMAGELAEAVQEEMQMDAATESGNVNEETAATQPPAVDEINAAPAPAQHESVEDTLADKGKGDGADDETRAVAEEVEPNAEVHEAQADGEPENEE, from the coding sequence GTGAGTCTCAAAGCCAAGATCGAAGCGGTCATCTACGCGTCCGAAGAACCCGTAACCCTGGTGCAGCTTGTCGGGCTGCTCGGTGAAGAAGCGCAGCTGGAGCTCGACGCGCTGGAGGCGCAGCAGCCGTCGCTGGACCTCGGCGGCGAAGACGCCAACGAGCCGAACGAGATCGACCCCGAGGCGATGAACGCCGAAACTCTCTCCGGGACGGAGGAAACGGCTGAAACTGCCGCCGAAGAGGCTCCCGCAGCGGACGTCACCCCTGTCGAGGCAACGCCTGAGAACGTCGCGGCCGCGCAGGCCGAGGACGCCTCCACCAAGGCGCAGAACGAAAAGGCCGTAGCCGCCGAAGCCAAGGTGCGCGAGCGCAAGCTGCGCGTCTACTTCCGCGAAGTGCTCGACCAGCTCATCGCCGAGTACGCGAACAACGACCGCGGTTTCGAGGTACGTGAGGTCGCCGGTGGCTTCCGTTTCGCCACCAAGCCGGAGTACCACGACGCGGTGCGCGGCTTTGTGAAGTCGCTGAAACCACCGCTGAAGCTCTCGCTACAGGCGCTGGAGACGCTGGCGGTGATCGCCTACAAGCAGCCCATCACGGCGCCCGAAGTATCGGAGATTCGTGGTGTGGATTCGGGCGGCGTCATCGGCTCGCTGATCACGCGCAAGCTGGTGCAGACCGCGGGCCGCAAGCAGGTCATCGGCCGCCCCATGCTCTACAAAACGTCGAAGGAGTTCCTCGTCCGCTTCGGCCTGAAGGACATCAACGAGCTTCCCAGCATCGAAGAGTTTGAGAAGATGGCTGGCGAACTTGCCGAGGCCGTCCAGGAGGAGATGCAAATGGACGCTGCGACCGAATCCGGCAACGTGAACGAAGAGACCGCCGCGACACAACCGCCGGCGGTGGACGAAATCAACGCGGCTCCCGCGCCGGCGCAGCATGAGTCCGTCGAGGACACGCTGGCCGACAAGGGCAAAGGAGACGGCGCCGACGACGAGACCCGTGCGGTCGCCGAAGAGGTGGAGCCGAACGCCGAGGTGCACGAAGCACAGGCGGATGGCGAACCGGAGAACGAAGAGTAA
- a CDS encoding purine-nucleoside phosphorylase: MRVFRSVAALFLLLLVPALRAQTSGPVPEKPWEIRAVVIATFEFGADTGDKPGEFQLWVEREHLDEVVPFPGGVHPLRTNKAHTVLGMICGTTIGPAAVSMTALGLDPRFDLSHAYFLINGIAGVDPKAGSLGSAAWARFVIGDVTRMIDPRETPKDWPYGLFPISATEPNKPLGNPPAWFRSNLYPLNPGLEGWAFAMTRDLKLPDDEDSAKLRALYTGDAYKEARRPPFVFEGESFASDYFWHGNIMNQFAEDWVRQWTNGKGNFAMTDMEDSGLLEALRRLDGMKRVDANRVLVLRTASNYSAPPPGGTALDSLLKPHFGKIAFETAYDTGAPVLHSLVDHWANTRDQIPSVK, from the coding sequence ATGCGAGTTTTCCGCTCTGTTGCCGCCCTCTTCCTGCTGCTGCTCGTCCCCGCGCTGCGCGCCCAGACCTCCGGGCCGGTCCCGGAAAAACCGTGGGAGATCCGCGCCGTCGTCATCGCCACCTTCGAGTTCGGTGCTGACACCGGCGACAAACCCGGCGAATTCCAGCTCTGGGTAGAGCGCGAACACCTCGACGAGGTCGTGCCTTTCCCCGGCGGCGTTCACCCGCTGCGCACCAACAAGGCGCACACCGTGCTGGGCATGATCTGCGGCACGACGATCGGCCCGGCCGCCGTCAGCATGACCGCGCTGGGCCTCGACCCGCGTTTTGACCTTTCACACGCCTACTTCCTCATCAACGGCATCGCAGGCGTTGATCCAAAGGCCGGGTCGCTGGGCTCGGCGGCGTGGGCGCGCTTTGTGATCGGCGACGTCACCCGCATGATCGACCCGCGCGAAACCCCGAAGGACTGGCCGTACGGCCTCTTCCCCATCAGCGCGACCGAGCCGAACAAACCGCTCGGCAACCCGCCCGCCTGGTTCCGCTCCAATCTCTATCCGCTGAACCCCGGCCTCGAGGGCTGGGCCTTCGCCATGACCCGCGACCTCAAGCTGCCCGATGACGAGGACTCCGCCAAGCTCCGCGCGCTCTACACCGGCGACGCCTACAAGGAAGCCCGCCGTCCGCCGTTCGTCTTCGAGGGCGAAAGCTTCGCCAGCGACTACTTCTGGCACGGCAACATCATGAACCAGTTCGCCGAAGACTGGGTGCGCCAGTGGACGAACGGCAAGGGCAACTTTGCCATGACGGACATGGAAGACTCCGGCCTGCTGGAGGCGCTGCGCCGTCTGGACGGCATGAAGCGCGTCGACGCCAACCGTGTGCTGGTGCTGCGCACAGCCTCCAACTACTCTGCCCCGCCGCCGGGAGGCACCGCTCTCGACAGCCTGCTGAAGCCGCACTTCGGCAAGATCGCCTTCGAAACGGCCTACGATACCGGCGCGCCGGTGCTGCACTCGCTGGTCGACCACTGGGCGAACACGCGGGACCAAATTCCATCGGTGAAGTAG
- a CDS encoding O-acetyl-ADP-ribose deacetylase: MAEIFVVEGDITQRPVDAIVNAANSSLLGGGGVDGAIHRAAGPELLEACRKLHGCPTGSAKATPGFRLPAKWIFHAVGPVWHGGASGEPELLAGCYRVCLQLAQEFGARSLAFPAISTGIYGYPKEEAASIAVREVLAGGGSMERVEFVCFDRATAEIYRKLLK; encoded by the coding sequence ATGGCGGAAATCTTTGTGGTGGAAGGCGATATCACGCAGCGTCCGGTGGATGCGATCGTAAACGCTGCAAACTCCTCGCTGCTGGGCGGCGGAGGCGTCGATGGAGCCATCCACCGCGCGGCCGGGCCGGAGCTGCTGGAGGCCTGTCGCAAGCTGCATGGCTGCCCCACGGGTTCGGCGAAAGCGACTCCCGGTTTCCGGCTGCCGGCGAAGTGGATCTTTCACGCAGTCGGCCCGGTCTGGCATGGCGGAGCGAGCGGCGAGCCGGAACTGCTCGCCGGGTGCTATCGCGTCTGCCTGCAACTGGCGCAAGAGTTCGGCGCCAGGTCGCTGGCCTTCCCGGCGATCTCTACGGGCATCTATGGCTATCCGAAGGAAGAAGCGGCCAGCATCGCAGTGCGCGAAGTGCTGGCCGGAGGTGGTTCGATGGAGCGGGTGGAGTTCGTTTGTTTCGATCGGGCGACCGCTGAAATCTATCGCAAACTACTGAAATAG
- a CDS encoding inorganic phosphate transporter: MASTITPPLPAAGRAKHSSLLDKKLQDSAVGRWGGFLFGAIVVAGLGYVGVKLSTDLQGIHQSSIFPYLLLGLALLIALGFEFVNGFHDTANAVATVIYTHSLEPHIAVVWSGVWNFLGVLTSSGIVAYTIVALLPVELILKVSKGSGFSMVFALLVAAILWNLGTWWMGLPASSSHTMIGSVIGVGVANQLMHGRSGVSGLDWGEAIKVGKALFFSPIIGFLGAALLLWISKRVLSDPKLFEAPEGDQPPSFWTRCLLILTCTGVSFAHGSNDGQKGMGLIMLILVGTVPTAYALNHTVDHGSEVTFAAVSQQVSDVLQRYEGPGAVVVGGDAGTTLEQFIATKHYTPSVLVASQGMVQAIRTEESDYGSLGKVPANMQANVRNQMYLLSETFRLLPKEGPKMAEADQKVLNNYKTFLDHSTKYIPAWVKVAVALALGLGTMIGWKRIVVTVGERIGKEHLTYAQGASAELVAMGTIMGASFIGVPVSTTHVLSSGVAGTMAANGSGLQWSTIRNIAMAWLLTLPAAALLSGMLYWLFAHIAK, translated from the coding sequence ATGGCTAGCACAATTACGCCGCCGCTACCCGCCGCAGGGCGTGCGAAGCACTCCTCCCTCCTCGACAAGAAGCTGCAGGACTCCGCCGTAGGACGGTGGGGCGGTTTCCTCTTCGGAGCCATCGTCGTGGCCGGGCTCGGCTACGTCGGCGTGAAGCTTTCGACCGATCTGCAGGGCATTCACCAGTCGTCGATCTTCCCGTATCTGCTGCTCGGCCTGGCGCTGCTCATCGCGCTTGGCTTTGAGTTCGTGAACGGCTTCCACGACACCGCGAACGCTGTCGCCACCGTGATCTACACCCACTCGCTGGAGCCGCACATTGCGGTGGTCTGGTCGGGCGTGTGGAACTTCCTCGGCGTGCTCACCAGCTCGGGCATTGTGGCGTACACCATCGTTGCGCTGCTGCCGGTGGAGCTGATTCTGAAGGTCAGCAAGGGCTCAGGCTTCTCGATGGTCTTTGCGCTGCTGGTCGCGGCTATCCTCTGGAACCTCGGCACCTGGTGGATGGGTCTGCCTGCTTCCAGCTCGCACACGATGATCGGCTCGGTGATCGGCGTCGGCGTCGCGAACCAGCTCATGCACGGCCGCTCGGGCGTTTCGGGCCTCGACTGGGGCGAAGCGATCAAGGTCGGCAAGGCGCTCTTCTTCTCGCCGATCATCGGCTTCCTGGGCGCGGCGCTGCTGCTCTGGATCAGCAAGCGCGTTCTCTCTGATCCGAAGCTGTTTGAAGCTCCCGAAGGCGATCAGCCGCCCAGCTTCTGGACGCGCTGCCTTTTGATCCTCACCTGCACGGGCGTCAGCTTCGCGCACGGCTCCAACGACGGCCAGAAGGGCATGGGACTCATCATGCTCATCCTCGTCGGCACGGTGCCCACGGCGTACGCGCTGAACCATACGGTCGACCACGGCTCGGAGGTCACCTTCGCCGCCGTATCGCAGCAGGTGTCTGACGTGCTGCAGCGTTACGAAGGCCCCGGCGCTGTCGTGGTCGGCGGCGATGCCGGCACGACGCTCGAGCAGTTCATCGCCACCAAGCACTACACGCCCTCGGTCCTCGTGGCCTCGCAAGGCATGGTGCAGGCGATCCGCACCGAAGAGTCTGACTACGGCTCGCTGGGCAAGGTGCCCGCGAACATGCAGGCGAACGTCCGCAACCAGATGTACCTGCTGAGCGAGACCTTTCGCCTGCTGCCGAAGGAAGGCCCGAAGATGGCCGAAGCCGACCAGAAGGTGTTGAACAACTACAAGACCTTCCTCGACCACTCGACGAAGTACATCCCCGCCTGGGTGAAGGTCGCCGTGGCGCTGGCGCTGGGCCTGGGCACGATGATCGGCTGGAAGCGCATCGTGGTCACGGTGGGCGAGCGCATCGGCAAGGAGCACCTGACCTACGCGCAAGGTGCGTCGGCGGAGCTCGTCGCTATGGGGACGATCATGGGCGCGTCGTTCATCGGCGTTCCGGTGAGCACCACGCATGTGCTGAGTTCGGGCGTCGCGGGAACGATGGCCGCCAACGGCTCCGGCCTGCAGTGGTCGACCATCCGCAACATTGCGATGGCCTGGCTGCTGACGTTGCCCGCAGCAGCACTGCTCTCGGGCATGCTGTACTGGCTCTTCGCGCACATCGCCAAGTAG
- the iscX gene encoding Fe-S cluster assembly protein IscX, whose translation MPREVEWTDTEEIGILLQEQFPDTDPYTIRFTDLHKWVTQLPGFIGDPNKSNEGILEAIQTAWHEEYEDAKDA comes from the coding sequence ATGCCCCGCGAAGTCGAATGGACCGACACTGAAGAGATCGGCATCCTGCTACAAGAACAGTTCCCCGACACCGACCCGTACACCATCCGCTTCACCGACCTGCACAAGTGGGTCACGCAGTTGCCCGGCTTCATCGGCGACCCGAACAAGTCGAACGAAGGCATCCTCGAGGCGATTCAGACCGCCTGGCACGAAGAGTACGAGGACGCGAAGGACGCGTAG